From Pseudonocardia autotrophica, one genomic window encodes:
- a CDS encoding SDR family oxidoreductase, giving the protein MDLGIAGRAALVCASTSGLGLGTARALAADGARVVITGRTAERAEQVAATIPGAVGVGVDLTADGGVDLLLEATREAVGSPDILVLNGPGPAPGTAADVDAAGIEQAVRTLVLPQQRLVAGVLPTMIERGWGRILSISSTSVQAPIPRLALSNVGRSALLGYLKTLAGEVARHGITVNTLLPGRIETPRVRGLDEANAERLGRSVEEVAAESRAAIPMGRYGDPDEFGAVAAFLCSGPAGYVTGSAIRCDGGLVPTV; this is encoded by the coding sequence ATGGATCTCGGAATCGCCGGCCGCGCGGCGCTGGTCTGCGCCTCGACGTCGGGCCTCGGCCTGGGCACCGCCCGGGCGCTGGCCGCCGACGGTGCCCGGGTGGTGATCACCGGCCGGACGGCGGAGCGGGCCGAGCAGGTGGCGGCGACGATCCCCGGCGCGGTCGGCGTCGGCGTCGATCTGACCGCCGACGGCGGGGTCGATCTCCTGCTGGAGGCCACCCGGGAGGCCGTCGGATCGCCCGACATCCTGGTGCTCAACGGACCCGGACCTGCTCCGGGGACGGCCGCCGACGTCGACGCCGCCGGTATCGAGCAGGCGGTGCGCACCCTGGTGCTGCCGCAGCAGCGCCTGGTCGCCGGGGTTCTCCCGACGATGATCGAGCGCGGCTGGGGCCGGATCCTCAGCATCAGCTCCACCAGCGTGCAGGCACCGATCCCGCGGCTCGCCCTGTCGAACGTGGGTCGCTCCGCACTCCTCGGTTACCTCAAGACGCTCGCCGGGGAGGTCGCCCGGCACGGGATCACGGTGAACACGCTGCTGCCCGGCCGGATCGAGACGCCCCGGGTCCGCGGGCTCGACGAAGCCAACGCCGAGCGGCTCGGCCGGAGCGTCGAGGAGGTCGCCGCCGAGTCTCGGGCCGCCATCCCGATGGGCCGCTACGGCGATCCGGACGAGTTCGGCGCGGTCGCCGCCTTCCTGTGCAGCGGGCCGGCCGGCTACGTCACCGGATCCGCGATCCGGTGCGACGGCGGACTGGTCCCCACGGTCTGA
- a CDS encoding amidase — MTDTEPTWRSAGELAGDLAARRISAVELADETIARIERLDPALNAVCVPDFERARRAAVDADAALARGERRPLLGVPLTVKESFRVAGLPSTWGLTEHRDAVADTDAVAVQRVRAAGAVVLGTTNVPPHLGDLQTFNDVYGTTVNPWDHDRTPGGSSGGSAAALAAGFGPLSLGSDLGGSLRYPAHCCGVYAHKPSLGLLPPRGHTPPGLPALPTEHDLAVIGPMARTAADLDLLLDVLAGPDELTGGVAYRLALPAARHTELRGHRVLVLDGHPLLPGSAPVRAAIDGFAEALAGAGVTVLRESPLLPDQAESARIYMRILHSGLAAGFPPEAYDRARADAALVADDDRSLAAERARGAVLSHRDRVAAESGRELIRQRWRELFAEFDLVIAPIAPTTAIPHDHSDLTDRRITVDGVEYPYFDQLAPAGTATLPGLPATALPIGLSGDGLPIGVQAIGPMFGDRTTIAFARFVEREFGGAIRPPGV, encoded by the coding sequence ATGACCGATACCGAGCCGACCTGGCGGAGCGCGGGCGAGCTGGCCGGCGATCTGGCCGCACGCCGCATCTCGGCGGTCGAGCTGGCCGACGAGACGATCGCCCGTATCGAGCGCCTCGACCCGGCGCTCAACGCGGTGTGTGTGCCGGACTTCGAGCGGGCCCGCCGTGCCGCCGTCGACGCCGATGCCGCACTCGCCCGCGGGGAGCGACGACCACTGCTCGGCGTACCGCTCACCGTGAAGGAGTCGTTCCGCGTCGCCGGGCTGCCCTCCACCTGGGGCCTCACCGAGCACCGCGACGCCGTCGCCGACACCGATGCCGTTGCCGTGCAGCGGGTCCGCGCCGCCGGGGCGGTTGTGTTGGGCACCACCAACGTGCCGCCGCACCTGGGCGATCTGCAGACCTTCAACGACGTGTACGGCACCACCGTCAACCCGTGGGACCACGACCGCACACCGGGCGGATCCTCGGGCGGGTCCGCCGCCGCGCTGGCGGCCGGCTTCGGGCCGCTGTCACTGGGCTCGGACCTCGGCGGATCGCTGCGCTACCCGGCGCACTGCTGCGGGGTGTACGCACACAAGCCCTCACTCGGCCTGCTGCCGCCGCGCGGGCACACCCCTCCGGGACTGCCCGCCCTGCCCACGGAGCACGATCTCGCGGTGATCGGACCGATGGCCCGCACCGCCGCGGATCTCGATCTGCTGCTCGACGTACTCGCCGGCCCGGACGAGCTCACCGGGGGCGTCGCCTACCGGCTCGCGCTGCCGGCGGCCCGGCACACCGAGCTGCGCGGTCACCGGGTGCTGGTGCTCGACGGGCATCCGCTGCTCCCCGGCTCGGCGCCGGTACGGGCCGCGATCGACGGGTTCGCCGAGGCGCTGGCCGGCGCCGGCGTCACGGTGCTGCGGGAGAGCCCGCTGCTGCCCGATCAGGCCGAGTCCGCCCGGATCTACATGCGGATCCTGCATTCCGGTCTCGCCGCAGGGTTCCCGCCCGAGGCATACGACCGGGCCCGCGCCGACGCGGCGCTGGTCGCCGACGACGACCGCAGCCTGGCTGCCGAACGTGCCCGCGGCGCCGTGCTCAGCCACCGTGACCGGGTGGCCGCCGAGAGCGGGCGCGAGCTGATCCGGCAGCGCTGGCGGGAGCTGTTCGCCGAGTTCGACCTGGTGATCGCGCCGATCGCGCCGACCACGGCCATCCCGCACGACCACAGCGACCTGACCGACCGGCGGATCACCGTCGACGGCGTCGAGTACCCGTACTTCGACCAGCTCGCACCGGCCGGCACGGCGACGCTCCCGGGCCTGCCGGCGACCGCCCTGCCCATCGGGCTGTCCGGCGACGGCCTGCCGATCGGGGTGCAGGCCATCGGGCCGATGTTCGGCGACCGCACCACGATCGCCTTCGCCCGGTTCGTCGAGCGCGAGTTCGGCGGTGCGATCCGGCCGCCCGGGGTCTGA
- a CDS encoding GntR family transcriptional regulator, with amino-acid sequence MNDDGRPLFVQIAEEIASAVVDGTYSEETQVPSSNELAAFHRINPATAAKGLNQLVSEGVLYKRRGIGMFVAEGARTRLLESRREDFARQYIAPLVIEARKIGIDAEQLKKMIDVWGDDR; translated from the coding sequence GTGAACGACGACGGCCGCCCACTGTTCGTGCAGATCGCGGAGGAGATCGCCTCCGCGGTGGTGGACGGGACCTACTCGGAGGAGACCCAGGTCCCGTCCAGCAATGAGCTGGCAGCGTTCCACCGGATCAACCCGGCGACCGCGGCCAAGGGGCTCAACCAGCTGGTCAGCGAGGGTGTCCTCTACAAGAGACGGGGGATCGGCATGTTCGTCGCCGAAGGGGCGCGGACCCGGCTGCTGGAGAGCCGCCGGGAGGACTTCGCCCGGCAGTACATCGCTCCACTCGTGATCGAGGCCCGCAAGATCGGGATCGATGCGGAGCAGCTCAAGAAGATGATCGACGTCTGGGGGGACGACCGATGA
- a CDS encoding ABC transporter ATP-binding protein, which translates to MSVIAAAMHGVTKRYSDVTALDDVSFALQENRIHGLLGRNGAGKTTAMQILTAQNFATSGTAEIFGEQPYENARALARTCFIRESLKYPDDYKGRHVLAAARHVFPNWDQAFADQLVEEFGLPVERACKKLSRGQHSVVGVIIGLASRAPLTFFDEPYLGLDAVARQMFYDHLLADFAEHPRTVVLSTHLIDEVSDLIEHVVLIDNGRILIDEEAEALRGRAIVVTGPVEPVERFARGHVELHREQLGGFLRVTLSGARPATSEPNLSFEPVSLQQLVVRTTQQSSGVRLDREVLS; encoded by the coding sequence ATGAGTGTGATCGCCGCCGCCATGCACGGCGTCACGAAGCGCTACAGCGACGTGACCGCACTGGACGACGTCAGCTTCGCGCTGCAGGAGAACCGCATCCACGGGCTGCTGGGCCGCAACGGCGCGGGCAAGACCACCGCGATGCAGATCCTCACCGCACAGAACTTCGCGACGTCGGGCACCGCCGAGATCTTCGGCGAGCAGCCCTACGAGAACGCCAGGGCGCTCGCCCGCACCTGCTTCATCCGGGAGTCCCTGAAGTACCCGGACGACTACAAGGGCCGGCACGTGCTCGCCGCCGCCCGGCACGTCTTCCCGAACTGGGACCAGGCGTTCGCCGACCAGCTGGTCGAGGAGTTCGGGCTGCCGGTCGAGCGGGCCTGCAAGAAGCTCTCCCGTGGGCAGCACTCGGTGGTCGGGGTGATCATCGGGCTGGCCTCGCGGGCGCCGCTGACCTTCTTCGACGAGCCCTACCTGGGTCTCGACGCGGTTGCCCGGCAGATGTTCTACGACCACCTGCTCGCCGACTTCGCCGAGCACCCGCGCACCGTCGTGCTGTCCACGCACCTGATCGATGAGGTGTCCGACCTGATCGAGCACGTCGTGCTGATCGACAACGGACGGATCCTGATCGACGAGGAGGCCGAGGCGCTGCGCGGCCGCGCGATCGTCGTCACCGGGCCGGTCGAGCCGGTCGAGCGGTTCGCCCGCGGCCACGTCGAGCTGCACCGCGAGCAGCTCGGCGGGTTCCTGCGGGTCACCCTGTCCGGTGCGCGCCCGGCGACCTCCGAGCCGAACCTGTCGTTCGAGCCGGTCTCGCTGCAGCAGCTCGTCGTCCGGACCACCCAGCAGAGCTCCGGAGTCCGTCTCGACCGGGAGGTCCTGTCATGA
- a CDS encoding NAD(P)-dependent alcohol dehydrogenase has product MTASVEVPESMRCSVLRTAGELEVQERAVPRPGHREVLVRISAVGTCGSDVHYFRHGRIGHFVVRDPLVLGHEPSGRIVAVGTGVDTTRIGQRVSLEPGVPCRRCRYCHTGAYNLCPDITFFATPPVDGAFAEYVAIADDFAHPVPDHVSDDAAALLEPLSVAIWAHRRAGTGLGSRVLVAGAGPIGLLVAQVAAVQGATEVLVIDPDPDRRALAGAFGATAALDPAVDDPRDPDVDMDVDVFVDCSGAAPAVLGGLAAVRPGGVAVLVGMGADEMTLPVSALQSREITLTGTFRYANTWPAAVALAPSVDLDRLVTGHVDLDHVGDALSPDPAQVKVMVRP; this is encoded by the coding sequence GTGACCGCGAGCGTCGAGGTGCCCGAGTCGATGCGGTGCAGCGTGCTGCGCACCGCCGGTGAGCTGGAGGTGCAGGAGCGGGCGGTGCCCCGGCCGGGGCACCGGGAGGTGCTGGTCCGGATCTCCGCCGTCGGCACCTGCGGATCGGACGTCCACTACTTCCGGCACGGCCGGATCGGCCACTTCGTGGTGCGCGATCCGCTGGTGCTGGGGCACGAACCGTCCGGCCGGATCGTCGCGGTCGGCACCGGGGTGGACACCACACGGATCGGGCAGCGGGTGTCGCTGGAGCCGGGCGTGCCGTGCCGGCGCTGCCGCTACTGCCACACCGGCGCCTACAACCTGTGCCCGGACATCACGTTCTTCGCGACCCCACCGGTGGACGGGGCATTCGCCGAGTACGTCGCGATCGCCGACGACTTCGCCCATCCGGTGCCCGATCACGTCTCCGACGACGCCGCGGCCCTGCTGGAGCCGCTCTCGGTGGCGATCTGGGCACACCGCCGGGCCGGGACCGGGCTCGGGTCCCGGGTGCTGGTCGCCGGGGCCGGCCCGATCGGGCTGCTGGTCGCGCAGGTCGCCGCGGTGCAGGGGGCGACGGAGGTACTGGTGATCGACCCGGACCCGGACCGCCGGGCACTGGCCGGGGCGTTCGGCGCGACCGCGGCGCTGGACCCGGCTGTCGACGACCCCCGCGATCCCGATGTGGACATGGACGTGGACGTGTTCGTGGACTGCTCGGGGGCCGCCCCCGCGGTGCTCGGCGGGCTGGCGGCGGTGCGCCCCGGCGGGGTGGCCGTGCTGGTCGGGATGGGTGCCGACGAGATGACGTTGCCGGTGTCGGCGCTGCAGTCCCGCGAGATCACCCTGACCGGCACCTTCCGCTACGCGAACACCTGGCCTGCGGCGGTGGCGCTGGCGCCGTCGGTGGACCTGGACCGGCTGGTGACCGGGCACGTCGACCTGGACCACGTCGGCGATGCGCTGTCCCCGGACCCGGCGCAGGTCAAGGTGATGGTCCGGCCCTGA
- a CDS encoding GNAT family N-acetyltransferase, with protein sequence MDVRIDPLDERGLAELLDAAVRGADPGEVMPAGPGAVWDAALRSGFLAFHRSRSLGPAPVERTWVIRVDGRAAGAVRLQPGPDDTELGIWLARGARGRGAGTAAVRQLLATAAGPGSGVPLVARTTASNVAALGLLRALGADPEPGGEGAVTLPTATVDHVQRRGPGHGVGPTD encoded by the coding sequence GTGGACGTGCGGATCGACCCGCTCGACGAGCGCGGGCTGGCGGAACTGCTCGACGCGGCGGTGCGCGGCGCCGACCCCGGCGAGGTGATGCCCGCCGGGCCCGGTGCGGTCTGGGACGCGGCGCTGCGCTCCGGGTTCCTCGCGTTCCACCGGAGCCGGTCACTGGGGCCCGCCCCGGTGGAGCGCACCTGGGTGATCCGGGTGGACGGCCGCGCCGCCGGTGCGGTGCGGCTGCAACCCGGCCCGGACGACACCGAGCTGGGCATCTGGCTCGCCCGCGGGGCGCGCGGCCGTGGCGCCGGTACGGCCGCGGTCCGGCAGCTGCTCGCCACCGCGGCCGGACCCGGATCGGGTGTACCGCTCGTCGCGCGGACCACTGCGTCGAACGTCGCCGCGCTGGGCCTGCTGCGCGCTCTCGGAGCCGATCCGGAGCCCGGCGGGGAGGGCGCCGTGACGCTGCCGACAGCCACGGTCGATCATGTGCAGCGGCGCGGACCTGGACACGGGGTCGGCCCGACCGATTGA